The genomic interval CTTGTCGAGTTTCACCAGCGAGTAGAAAAAACGCGTTTTGAAAGAAAGATCTTCCAGTTGAGAACCAAATTGATACATATCATCGGCACTGGCGGTGAATGTGCGTTCAACTTCAACGTTAATGACACCGGCTGCCGCGTCGTATTCCCAATGCACTAAACGAGGCTCGGCGGTTTCTGTGACATTGTCAGCAGTCCACCATGCGTCAACGGTATCAACGGCCAATGACTTTATGCCCGCGTAATCGGGCGTGAAGTGAGTGGTATCTTGCCAGTTTAGATTGGCGTCTGTGTTGAGCTCTTCTTTGTTGGTGCACTCATCAAACTGATCTTCAGCGCAGCGATATTGCTGGAATTCACCAGGAATCTTAAGAACCGGAGCAAGGTTGATGCTGCTGTCGTATCGGCTTGGCTTGCCATTAATAATGGTATCGCGGTCTACTTCTTCTGCGATGATGCCATTGGCTTTATCAAAACGCAGCGTGACTAATTTGGGCGTTCCCTGAAAAAAGCCTCGTTGAGTTGCCGCATAGCGTGGCGCCGCGCCTGTTGATGGCATATAAAGCCAAAGCGCTTCAGTATCTAAAGAGCTTTTAGTTATTTGCTCTTCAGCTCTCGGTTGATATTCATATGCGCGTTCCTCTGCGCCACAGCCATACAATGCCACAGACACCATAGTGGCGAGTAATAACTTTCTATACATGTTGTGCACCAGTTTAATAGTTATATGTGAGTGTTAAGTAGTAAGTTGGCTTGTCCAAGTCGAATAAGGTGTCGATTGGGTTTGGTCCTCGGTCGGTATCGAAATACCTGGCGCTGTTGGTTAAACCAGCAGCGATAGAAAAGCTTTCAGTTACGTTGTAACCAATCTCTTCGGCGTGTGAGAATTCAGGAGAATATTCTGAACCTCGGTAGGTCCACGATTTTGAACTGTCTATGGTGGTGGAAATCCACCAATCACCATATTCATAGCTCAAACCAAAACTGTTACTCAGGCGATACTCTTCGAGCTGAAGATTGCCTGCCGTGGTGTAACGATGGAAATTTTTTCTTAGACGAACGGAATCGGTTAGTTGTAGCCCTTCAAGCAAAAAGCCAAGGTCATAGCTGAGATTGAGATCCGCACGAAAAGCAGTAGAAAGGTCGGTGGTTTTTGCGATGTCAGAAATAGGAATTAACCCACGAATACTCGCAGAAAAATTGAGATTTTCTGTTGGTTGATAGAGATCTCGGTAAACCGCTCGTAACCAGACATCTCGCCAATACTGTCCCTCATGCCCGTCGAATTGATGAACGCCACTGAAATTGGCGCTAAAGAGCCAGTTGGTTTCCGTTTCATATTCCACGGTGAGACTGGCGTCGAGAGAACGTGATGCAAGATAGCTGTTATCGGGGTAGGCGTTTCGGCTGTATGAAGTCGAAAACGTCAAATTCCACGGACTGTTTTGAGTCGGTGGCGCCACCATAGATTCGGCGACATCTTCTGCATGAACTGTAAACGGCAAGCAAGATGCAGTTAGCGCACACAGTGCAATATGACACTGTTTCACTCTACTTTCCTTGTAATTTGTGATTAATGTAGTGTTTTTTATGATTGACGGATACTAGAGGAATCATTGGAAGAAGAACATCTATTCATGGAAAGTATCAATATCTTGTGTCACCAGTACTAATTTGTGAGCCTGCTCGAATGTTAATAGTTTTGTTTTGAGCTCCAACCGCCTCTTTTAGTTGCTGAGCTCTTATTGTATATGGAATGAGTTGTACTTCAGCTTGGTTGACACATAACCCTCATCAATTTTTCTCGTAAGAAGGACTTGATTAGATCAATTAATGCACTATTATGACGAAGTGTCATTTGTGACGGTTCGTCAAAAATGAGTGAGATTCCTTTAGTAGGGATTCGTGTTACAATCGCAGCGGGAGTACGTCGATACGGAAGAGTGAATGATGTTTAACTTTGGTTGTAAGAAAAGTGATGAGCAAAACGGGTGTGGCTTTTCGGCTGGAAAGACGAAAAAACAGCAAGCTATCGCTGATCGAGAAGTTGAATTAATTCTGTTAGCAAAAGCCATCGTACAGAAGGAAGGATTTGCCAACCTTACGATGGACAAACTAACAGCGGCCAGTCCGTACTCAAAAGGGACGATTTACAATCATTTTTGCAGTAAAGAGGATGTGATTTTAGCGCTGTGTATTCATTCGCTAAAAAACGAAGCGCTTCTCTTTAATCGTACCGCAGCGTTTGAAGGTACGACGCGAGAAAAAATGATCGCGATGCATGTCGGTTACCGTATTTACTCGCGTCTAGAGCCGGTGTTATCGACCTGTGCCATCATGGCTAAAACGCCATGGGTGCTTGAGAAAGCGTCGCCTGCGAGGGTGAATGAGTTAAATGAGCTTGAAGAAAAAGTGATTTCAGGTGCGGATGCTCTTGTGAGCTACGCGGCCGAAGTCGGCGATGTGAAACTTTCACCCGCCGTGGGTTCTGATGCCATTGTATTTGCTAACTGGTCAATTGCATTTGGTTCGAATGCCTTGACGCAAAACGCATCAAATAGTCACTGTATCAGTCGCCTTCAAGATCCATTTACAGTGCTACATAACGCGAACTTGCTACTTGATGGACTCGGATGGAAGCCGCTTTCGAGCGAATGGGATTATCGCAAAACCTGGCGACGGGTAGAGCAAGAACTGTTTGCTGAAGAAATCGCTTATCTCGAATCTGTTGGTCGATAAAGGAACAAAGCCAATCTTAGGATTGGTTTTTAAATCACACTTAGTGACGAATCGTCAAAAAATGAACTTGGAAAAACAAAAATGGGTTGTTCTTTGTTGATTCCAAAATTCTTCCTCTCTTAACCAGCATTTGCTGGTTTTTAAAGAGAGATTATTGACGAAACGTCACAAATGGAGAGTGTGATGAACCATCTTCAGCAGTCAACCAATGAACGCACTTCACTGCTCGCGTTCTCAACGCGGTTCAGTTTTTGGACCCTTATCATCAGCCTGATGGCCATTGTCGCGACAGCGATGGGGGCAAAAAATCTCTATTTTCGTGGGGATTACAATATCTTTTTTGACGGCAGTAATGCTCAATTACAGGCCTTTGATGAGATTCAAACCACCTTCGCGAAAACGGACAACATCGCGTTAGTCTTAGCACCTAAAAGTGGCGATGTGTTTGACCAGCGCACACTGACTCAAATCCAAGAAATGACAGAGCAAGCGTGGCAAGTGCCTTATTCAAGCCGTGTCGATTCGCTTGCTAACTACCAACATACCGAAGCGGTAGACGATGATCTGCTGGTGGAAGATCTTCTTTATCAATCGTACCCACTCACAGCGGAACGCATCGCCAAGGTTCGTGCGGTCGCGATGTCAGAGCCACTACTGGTTAACGCTTTGGTCTCCGAGAAAGGCGATGTTGCGGTTATTAATATCACCATGCAAATGCCAGGGGTGGATGAGACCGCTGAAGTGAACGAGGTGGTCGCATACGTCGAACAAATGCTCAGTCATTATCGTGCAGAGTATCCTGATGTCACCATCTACAAGGCGGGTATCATCGCGATGAACCATTCGTTTGCGATGGCGGCGCAAAACGACAGTGCGACGTTAGTGCCAACAATGCTTTTGGTGATTTTGCTTTTTCTCACCCTCATGCTGCGTTCGTTTCTCAGTGTTTTGGCGACGTTAGTGGTGATTATTGGCGCTATTGTTGCGACGTTGGGCATCGTCGGCTGGGCTGGAATGTTTTTGCATGTGGCCTCAGTAAATGTGCCGACACTGATCATGACATTGGCCGTGGCAGACTGTGTTCATGTCATTGCCAGCATGCGCCATTTTATGCGCCAAGGCATGCCGAAATCACCAGCGATTCACCGCAGCGTGACGCTCAATTTTGTGCCTATCATCATTACTTCAGTGACCACCGCGATCGGCTTCTTGATGATGAACATGTCTGATTCTCCCGTACTACGAGATTTTGGTAATTTGTCTGCGTTAGGGGTGATGATTGCGTGTGTGTTGTCCGTGAGTTTACTGCCCGCCTTGCTTAACCTGTTGCCAGTGCGTTTTAGTGCCAAACAAGCGGCGAAATCGTCGGATATTATGGATAAGTTAGCGGATCTTGTGGTGCACCGACGTAACGTTTTACTGCCACTTTCCATCGTGGTGATTGCAGGCAGTGCCGCTTTGATTCCTTACAACAAAGTCAACGATGAATCGGTCAAGTATTTCGATACCAGTAGCGAATTTCGACAAGCAGCCGATTTTATGGAGCAAAGAATTGGTGGCATGACCACGATGAGCATCGCGATTAAAACACATCAATCCCAAGGGATTGCCAGTCCAGAATTCTTAGAGGTTTTGGGTGAGTTCACCAGTTGGCTACGCGAGCAGCCTGAAACGGACCATGTGGCATCGTTGTCTGACATCTATAAGCGCCTAAACAAAAACATGCACGGTGATGATAGTGCCTATTATGCATTGCCAGCAGAGCGTGAGCTGGCCGCTCAGTACTTGCTTCTCTATGAGATGTCACTGCCGTTTGGTCTAGATCTGAATAACCAAGTCAATGTCGACAAGTCTTCCGTCAAACTGCAATTGACCGTGAAAAACTTAGGCAGCGTCGAGTTGGTGGCGTTGGAAGAGCGCATCTACCAATGGTTTGCCAGCAATGCGCCGCGATATCAAGTGGTCGCCTCAAGCCCATCGCTGATGTTTGCTCATATCGGTGAAACGAACATGGCCAGCATGCTGTCTACCTTGCCGATTACCTTAATCCTAATCTCAGCACTGATGATTTTTGCTCTGCGCTCATGGCGACTAGGGGTAATCAGCTTGGTTCCGAACATTGCTCCTGCGGTGATTGGTTTTGGTCTTTGGGCGCTGATCTCCGGTGAAATCAACTTAGGTCTCTCGGTTGTGGTGACACTAACGCTTGGCATCGTCGTCGATGATGCTGTCCACTTCCTTGCCAAGTATCAGCACGCCCGCAAAGAAGGGCAAAACGCAGAGCAGGCGGTGCGATATGCCTTCCATACCGTCGGGCGCGCTTTGTGGATCACCACCGTTGTGTTAGTGGCCGGGTTTTCGGTGTTGGCCATGTCGCAATTCCGCCTCAACTCAGACATGGGGCAGTTAAGCGCCATCGTTATCTTCGTCGCTTTGGTGATCGACTTCGTTCTATTGCCATCGTTACTGATGCGATTTGATACAGCGGAATACGCCCAATTGAAAAACTCTCAAGAGCCGAACACAACACCCATTCAACCGAATCAAGCGTAATAAGGACATCAAGATGAAAAGACTCAGCATACAAAAACTCAATACGATGGCGGCGGTGGCTGCTTTGTTTACGGCACTGTCTGCTGCACTGGGCGTCACGCCAGCGATGGCGAATGATCAAGCCAAAGGATTAGAAATTGCCAAGGAGCGCAAGCAGCGTGACCTTGGTTGGGGGGATTCGGTCGCGACCATGGAAATGCTCCTCAAAAATGCACAAGGCGAAAGTAGCCTTCGTTTGATGCGTTTGAAGTCACTGGAGGTGGAAGCCGATGGTGACAAAGGGCTTACCATCTTCGATGAGCCAAGAGACGTTCAAGGTACCGCGTTTCTCAACCATTCGCACATCAGCGATGCGGACGATCAGTGGCTCTATTTGCCTGCGCTTAAACGGGTGAAACGCATTTCGTCACGTAATAAATCCGGCCCTTTTATGGGCAGTGAGTTTGCCTATGAAGATCTCAGTTCGTTCGAGCTGGAAAAATACCGTTTTGCCTATTTGGGTGATGAATCGATAGATGGCGAGAACGCATTTGTTATCGAACAAGTGCCAACGGATGAAAACTCGGGCTATACCCGCCAAGTGGTCTGGCTGGATCAGCAACATTATCGTCCTTTGAAGATGGAGTTTTATGATCGCAAAAATGCGTTACTCAAAACCCTCGTATTTAATGAGTACCAGCAATACCTCAATCAATACTGGCGAGCTCATAAAATGACGATGGTGAATCATCAAACGGGCAAAAGTACCGAACTGACGACCAATGCAATGGCGTTTCGAACGGGCTTAACGGAAAGCGATTTCGAGCAAAACGTGCTGAAACGCATCAAGTAGTGGGATTGATACATGAAGAAAACCATCGTTAAGGGAGGCCAGTTGCTGGCCTCAACGCTGCTTGTCACCGCTGCGTTACCGTGTTTCGGCATTGAGCTATCGGGCAGTGCAAGTCTTGAACATAGGCAGTTCTTTTCATCAGGGCTACAAGGCCAAGACAGAGGCCAAAGTTCCTTGGTATTCGAGCCTGAATTTTATTGGCAGCAAAGTGAGGGTAATGGCCGTTTTACTTTTATCCCATTTTATCGTTGGGATGCGGTGGATGAAGAGCGCTCTCATGGCGATATACGCGAAGCACTCTACCTCAATTATTGGGGAGATTATGAGCTCAGAGCGGGCGTCGGCAAAGTGTTTTGGGGGGTAACGGAATCGGCGCATTTAGTGGATGTGATTAACCAGACCGATGCGGTTGAATCGGTGGATGGCGAAGCCAAATTAGGACAGCCGATGGTGCATGTGACGGTTGTAAAAGAGTGGGGAACAACAGATTGGTTTGTGCTGCCGTATTTTCGTGAGCGAACGTTTTCGGGCGAAGAGGGAAGACTAAGGCCTAATCCGCCCATTTCTCAAGATGCGTTATATCAATCTTCGCAAGCAGAGAAACACATCGATTTTGCCTTTCGATATAGCAAAATGTTTGGAGATTGGGATATCGGAGTCAGCTATTTTAAAGGCACCAATCGTGATCCCTACTATCGCTTGAGCGGGGGGGAGATAAAACCGTTCTACGCACAAATGTCTCAAGTTGGCATTGATATCCAAGGTATTGTCGGCGATTGGCTGTGGAAGCTTGAGAACATTTACCGAGACAGTGACGATCACCACACCGGTGTTGTGACGGGTTTTGAATACACATGGGTAGGCGTGTTGGACTCCGCCGTTGATATCGGCTTTATTGCGGAATACTTGTATGACAGCCGAGGAAACAATGCTCAGACGATAGGACAAAATGATGTTTTTGCCGGGTTGCGTTTTGCCTTCAATGATGAAGATGGCACCGAACTCTTAATGGGGATGACTCAAGATCTTGATAATAGTGATGTTTACAACGCCAAGCTCGAAGCGAGCAGCCGAATTAACAATCAGCTCAAGTGGCGTATCGATGCATGGCTGTTTGAAAATGAAACCGCGAATGACCTGCTATACTTTGGTCGTAAAGATGACTTTATTGAACTTGGCCTAGATTATTATTTCTAAAGATAACTATCTGATTTTATTAATTAGATTCTTCTTATCCATTGAGGTGGTCTATTGATTTGAGTTTTGTGATATCAGTTCAAGTTAGATCTACCTCATTTTTTCAACATTTCTATAAAGCTCTTTCGCTGTATTCACTATAAAATCCCTCAAAAATGAGTGTATTTAGAGTGTTCGGTTAGAACGGACACATTTTAAAGGGCTGTCAATTGAACTCATTCAAATGGGATAAAAACTTTGAAACCGGCATCGCAGATGTTGATGAGCAACATCAGTATTTGGTGGGGTTTATCAACCGTTACGGTGAGTTGATTTCAGAAAATACGATATCAATACAAGACATTCAAATGGCGTTGTTTGAGCTGTCTCGCTACGCTGAGTTTCACTTCAAAGAAGAAGAGAACTTGATGCGTAACGCGGGCGTCTATCACGAGCATTTGCAATACCATATCAAAATTCATCGTGCTTTCATGTCTGACATCATGGGTATACAGAGCTTTATCTCGGAAGAAAACAAAAAATCGGCAGAGCAATTACTGCATTTTCTGATTCATTGGTTGGCCTATCATATTTTGGGTATTGACCAAAATATGGCAAGACAAGTGGAAGCGATAAAATCAGGGC from Vibrio vulnificus NBRC 15645 = ATCC 27562 carries:
- a CDS encoding outer membrane lipoprotein-sorting protein codes for the protein MKRLSIQKLNTMAAVAALFTALSAALGVTPAMANDQAKGLEIAKERKQRDLGWGDSVATMEMLLKNAQGESSLRLMRLKSLEVEADGDKGLTIFDEPRDVQGTAFLNHSHISDADDQWLYLPALKRVKRISSRNKSGPFMGSEFAYEDLSSFELEKYRFAYLGDESIDGENAFVIEQVPTDENSGYTRQVVWLDQQHYRPLKMEFYDRKNALLKTLVFNEYQQYLNQYWRAHKMTMVNHQTGKSTELTTNAMAFRTGLTESDFEQNVLKRIK
- a CDS encoding efflux RND transporter permease subunit, whose protein sequence is MNHLQQSTNERTSLLAFSTRFSFWTLIISLMAIVATAMGAKNLYFRGDYNIFFDGSNAQLQAFDEIQTTFAKTDNIALVLAPKSGDVFDQRTLTQIQEMTEQAWQVPYSSRVDSLANYQHTEAVDDDLLVEDLLYQSYPLTAERIAKVRAVAMSEPLLVNALVSEKGDVAVINITMQMPGVDETAEVNEVVAYVEQMLSHYRAEYPDVTIYKAGIIAMNHSFAMAAQNDSATLVPTMLLVILLFLTLMLRSFLSVLATLVVIIGAIVATLGIVGWAGMFLHVASVNVPTLIMTLAVADCVHVIASMRHFMRQGMPKSPAIHRSVTLNFVPIIITSVTTAIGFLMMNMSDSPVLRDFGNLSALGVMIACVLSVSLLPALLNLLPVRFSAKQAAKSSDIMDKLADLVVHRRNVLLPLSIVVIAGSAALIPYNKVNDESVKYFDTSSEFRQAADFMEQRIGGMTTMSIAIKTHQSQGIASPEFLEVLGEFTSWLREQPETDHVASLSDIYKRLNKNMHGDDSAYYALPAERELAAQYLLLYEMSLPFGLDLNNQVNVDKSSVKLQLTVKNLGSVELVALEERIYQWFASNAPRYQVVASSPSLMFAHIGETNMASMLSTLPITLILISALMIFALRSWRLGVISLVPNIAPAVIGFGLWALISGEINLGLSVVVTLTLGIVVDDAVHFLAKYQHARKEGQNAEQAVRYAFHTVGRALWITTVVLVAGFSVLAMSQFRLNSDMGQLSAIVIFVALVIDFVLLPSLLMRFDTAEYAQLKNSQEPNTTPIQPNQA
- a CDS encoding TetR/AcrR family transcriptional regulator, which codes for MFNFGCKKSDEQNGCGFSAGKTKKQQAIADREVELILLAKAIVQKEGFANLTMDKLTAASPYSKGTIYNHFCSKEDVILALCIHSLKNEALLFNRTAAFEGTTREKMIAMHVGYRIYSRLEPVLSTCAIMAKTPWVLEKASPARVNELNELEEKVISGADALVSYAAEVGDVKLSPAVGSDAIVFANWSIAFGSNALTQNASNSHCISRLQDPFTVLHNANLLLDGLGWKPLSSEWDYRKTWRRVEQELFAEEIAYLESVGR